A genomic region of Tamandua tetradactyla isolate mTamTet1 chromosome 2, mTamTet1.pri, whole genome shotgun sequence contains the following coding sequences:
- the DHRS3 gene encoding short-chain dehydrogenase/reductase 3 isoform X2, with product MSGGVCSILSMCAAGIVLWGRTEKCLKETTEEIRQMGTECHYFICDVGSREEVYQTAKAVREKVGDVTILVNNAAVVHGKSLMDSDDDALLKSQHINTLGQFWTTKAFLPRMLELQNGHIVCLNSVLALSAIPGAIDYCTSKASAFAFMESLTLGLLDCPGVSATTVLPFHTSTEMFQGMRVRFPNLFPPLKPEVVARKTVEAVQLNQALLLLPWTMHALVILKSILPQAALEEIHKFSGTYTCMNTFKGRT from the exons ATTGTTCTCTGGGGCCGGACCGAGAAATGCCTGAAGGAGACGACAGAGGAGATTCGGCAGATGGGCACCGAGTGCCACTACTTCATCTGTGACGTGGGCAGCCGGGAGGAGGTGTACCAGACGGCCAAGGCTGTCCGGGAGAAG GTGGGCGACGTCACCATCCTGGTGAACAACGCCGCCGTGGTCCACGGGAAGAGCCTGATGGACAGCGACGACGACGCCCTCCTCAAGTCCCAGCACATCAACACCCTGGGCCAGTTCTGG ACCACCAAGGCCTTCTTGCCGCGTATGCTGGAGCTGCAGAATGGCCACATCGTGTGCCTCAACTCCGTGCTGGCCCTATCTGCCATCCCCGGAGCCATCGACTACTGCACGTCCAAGGCCTCCGCCTTCGCCTTCATGGAGAGCCTGACCCTGGGGCTGCTGGACTGCCCGGGCGTCAGCGCCACCACCGTGCTGCCCTTCCACACCAGCACTGAGATGTTCCAGGGCATGCGGGTCAG GTTTCCCAACCTCTTCCCTCCGCTGAAGCCAGAGGTGGTGGCCCGGAAGACGGTGGAAGCCGTGCAGCTCAATCAGGCCCTCCTCTTGCTCCCCTGGACAATGCACGCCCTTGTTATCTTGAAAAG CATACTCCCACAGGCTGCACTCGAGGAGATCCACAAATTCTCAGGAACCTACACCTGCATGAACACTTTCAAAGGACGGACATAG
- the DHRS3 gene encoding short-chain dehydrogenase/reductase 3 isoform X3, with the protein MGTECHYFICDVGSREEVYQTAKAVREKVGDVTILVNNAAVVHGKSLMDSDDDALLKSQHINTLGQFWTTKAFLPRMLELQNGHIVCLNSVLALSAIPGAIDYCTSKASAFAFMESLTLGLLDCPGVSATTVLPFHTSTEMFQGMRVRFPNLFPPLKPEVVARKTVEAVQLNQALLLLPWTMHALVILKSILPQAALEEIHKFSGTYTCMNTFKGRT; encoded by the exons ATGGGCACCGAGTGCCACTACTTCATCTGTGACGTGGGCAGCCGGGAGGAGGTGTACCAGACGGCCAAGGCTGTCCGGGAGAAG GTGGGCGACGTCACCATCCTGGTGAACAACGCCGCCGTGGTCCACGGGAAGAGCCTGATGGACAGCGACGACGACGCCCTCCTCAAGTCCCAGCACATCAACACCCTGGGCCAGTTCTGG ACCACCAAGGCCTTCTTGCCGCGTATGCTGGAGCTGCAGAATGGCCACATCGTGTGCCTCAACTCCGTGCTGGCCCTATCTGCCATCCCCGGAGCCATCGACTACTGCACGTCCAAGGCCTCCGCCTTCGCCTTCATGGAGAGCCTGACCCTGGGGCTGCTGGACTGCCCGGGCGTCAGCGCCACCACCGTGCTGCCCTTCCACACCAGCACTGAGATGTTCCAGGGCATGCGGGTCAG GTTTCCCAACCTCTTCCCTCCGCTGAAGCCAGAGGTGGTGGCCCGGAAGACGGTGGAAGCCGTGCAGCTCAATCAGGCCCTCCTCTTGCTCCCCTGGACAATGCACGCCCTTGTTATCTTGAAAAG CATACTCCCACAGGCTGCACTCGAGGAGATCCACAAATTCTCAGGAACCTACACCTGCATGAACACTTTCAAAGGACGGACATAG